From Salinirubellus salinus, the proteins below share one genomic window:
- a CDS encoding VIT1/CCC1 transporter family protein has translation MLGALFGDEVDETAGAYIAELVYGANDGIVTTFAVVAGVAGAALEPSIVLILGAANLFADGFSMGMSNFLSRRSELEYARGAGETPDDGGKRPGQTALATFLAFVVAGALPLVPYVLEIRPLFLSSIVATGVAFFLVGAARSLVIPRRWYLAGTEVLVVGMVAAAVAFVVGELLAGAA, from the coding sequence ATGCTCGGTGCGTTGTTCGGCGACGAGGTGGACGAGACGGCCGGAGCCTACATCGCGGAACTGGTCTACGGGGCCAACGACGGCATCGTGACGACGTTCGCCGTCGTCGCCGGGGTCGCGGGGGCGGCGCTCGAACCCAGTATCGTCCTCATCCTCGGCGCTGCGAACCTGTTCGCCGACGGCTTCTCGATGGGGATGTCGAACTTCCTCTCGCGGCGCTCGGAACTGGAGTACGCGCGCGGGGCCGGCGAGACGCCGGACGACGGCGGCAAGCGACCGGGACAGACCGCGCTGGCGACGTTCCTCGCGTTCGTCGTCGCGGGGGCGCTCCCGCTGGTGCCCTACGTCCTCGAGATCCGGCCGCTGTTCCTCTCCTCCATCGTCGCCACGGGCGTCGCGTTCTTCCTCGTCGGGGCGGCGCGGAGCCTCGTCATCCCGCGACGCTGGTACCTCGCGGGGACGGAGGTGCTCGTGGTCGGGATGGTGGCCGCCGCCGTCGCGTTCGTCGTCGGTGAACTGCTCGCCGGGGCGGCATGA